The proteins below are encoded in one region of Bacillus alveayuensis:
- a CDS encoding RsiW-degrading membrane proteinase PrsW (M82 family) (product_source=COG2339; cog=COG2339; pfam=PF13367; superfamily=81338; transmembrane_helix_parts=Outside_1_3,TMhelix_4_21,Inside_22_32,TMhelix_33_55,Outside_56_69,TMhelix_70_92,Inside_93_98,TMhelix_99_121,Outside_122_130,TMhelix_131_150,Inside_151_162,TMhelix_163_185,Outside_186_189,TMhelix_190_207,Inside_208_223), giving the protein MFAIISAGIAPGLAILSYFYLKDQYEMEPLSMVFRSFIFGALLVFPIMFIQYVLETEELVTTPLMRAYFSSALLEEFFKWFIFYFTIYSHFYFDEHYDGVVYGVSISLGFATLENILYLVANGVEYAFGRALLPVSSHALFGVLMGYYFGKGKFSKVNYRYKWLLLSLFVPVFLHGMYDFILIYYEDWEIFVTPFMIFLWALALHKAKKARMLHKHNVETLSG; this is encoded by the coding sequence ATGTTTGCAATTATTTCAGCTGGGATTGCACCCGGTTTAGCTATTCTATCGTATTTTTATTTAAAAGATCAATATGAGATGGAACCTCTATCTATGGTATTCCGCTCCTTTATTTTTGGAGCATTGCTCGTATTTCCGATTATGTTTATCCAATATGTACTTGAAACGGAAGAACTAGTTACGACTCCCTTAATGAGAGCCTATTTTTCATCTGCTTTACTTGAAGAGTTTTTTAAGTGGTTTATTTTCTATTTTACCATTTATTCTCATTTTTATTTTGATGAACATTACGATGGAGTTGTTTATGGTGTCTCGATCTCTCTTGGCTTTGCAACATTAGAAAATATCTTATATCTTGTTGCTAATGGGGTTGAATATGCTTTTGGACGTGCATTGCTACCTGTTTCTAGTCATGCCTTGTTTGGGGTATTAATGGGTTATTATTTCGGGAAAGGAAAATTTTCGAAAGTTAACTATCGATATAAATGGCTGCTGTTGTCTTTATTTGTTCCAGTGTTTTTACATGGGATGTATGATTTTATCTTAATTTACTATGAAGATTGGGAAATTTTTGTAACCCCCTTTATGATTTTTTTATGGGCACTCGCTTTACATAAAGCGAAAAAAGCAAGAATGCTTCATAAGCATAACGTCGAAACACTATCTGGATAA